From the genome of Pungitius pungitius chromosome 21, fPunPun2.1, whole genome shotgun sequence, one region includes:
- the LOC119213280 gene encoding choline O-acetyltransferase-like isoform X1 — MPIMEKQTAREKKCQMLPKVPVPPLKQTLDTYLKCVQHLVKEEQFKKTKVIVEKFGAPAGVGEVLQKKLLERRDKTTNWVYDYWLEDMYLNNRLALPVNSSPVMVFPTETFRGHKDALRFAAGLIRGVLEYAALIDARALPVDFARGQQAGMPLCMEQYYRLFKSYRYPGLKTDTLEVQINEASSASQHIIVACKNQFFVLDVVANGKQLMETEILSQLEKIMTMAEREDEKLPPFGILTSDGRTEWAQARDVLTKDPTNRDTLALIESCLCVVCLDEPSGLEPRDTNRALLMLHGGGREKNGANRWYDKSMQFVVGLDGICGVVCEHSAFEGIVMVQCSEYLMKYIAGSASKMARSSSIRKLPAPRRLPWKSNAHIQRLLTASGDRLQRVVDNLDMDVFKFKAYGKEFIKKQKMSPDAFIQLALQLAFYKCNRRLVTTYESASIRGFQQGRVDNIRSATPEALAFVMSMTDERANVSDSEKIRRLIDAINAQTNYTIAAITGMAIDNHLLGLLRIAEELNMEKPEIFCDETYLASNKFVLSTSQVATTMEMFCCYGPVVPNGYGACYNPQSDHIVFCVSSFWEYTQTSSAVFVKALNESLEEIRDVCNRSGAAATKQADIGQEAGQRHKSGK; from the exons ATGTTGCCGAAGGTCCCTGTGCCCCCACTCAAACAGACCCTCGACACCTACTTAAAGTGTGTCCAACACCTGGTGAAGGAGGAGCAgtttaagaaaacaaaagtcATTGTGGAGAAGTTCGGGGCTCCTGCAGGTGTTGGCGAGGTTCTCCAGAAGAAGCTTTTAGAGAGAAGGGACAAGACTACTAACTGG GTGTACGACTACTGGCTCGAAGACATGTACTTGAACAACAGGTTGGCCCTACCTGTCAACTCCAGTCCTGTCATGGTGTTTCCCACGGAGACGTTTAGAGGCCACAAGGATGCCCTTAG ATTTGCTGCTGGTCTCATCAGAGGAGTGTTGGAGTATGCTGCTCTCATTGATGC GCGAGCGCTGCCAGTGGATTTTGCTCGAGGCCAGCAAGCTGGGATGCCCCTGTGCATGGAGCAGTACTACCGCCTGTTCAAGTCCTATCGCTACCCGGGGTTAAAGACGGACACGCTGGAGGTCCAGATAAACGAGGCGTCCTCAGCGTCGCAGCACATCATTGTGGCGTGCAAGAACCAG TTTTTCGTGTTGGATGTAGTCGCAAACGGCAAGCAGCTCATGGAGACTGAGATCTTATCCCAACTGGAGAAAATCATGACAATGGCAGAACGAGAAGATGAGAAGCTCCCTCCTTTTGGCATCCTGACATCTGATGGAAGAACAGAATGGGCACAAGCCAGAGATGTACTCACAAAAG ATCCGACCAACAGGGACACTCTGGCCCTGATCGAgagctgtctgtgtgtggtgtgtCTGGATGAGCCCAGTGGGCTGGAGCCTAGGGATACCAACAGGGCCCTGCTGATGCTGCACGGTGGCGGCCGCGAGAAGAACGGGGCGAACCGCTGGTATGACAAGTCAATGCAG TTTGTTGTAGGATTGGACGGGATATGCGGGGTTGTGTGCGAGCATTCGGCATTTGAGGGGATAGTTATGGTGCAATGCTCTGAATACCTGATGAAATACAT AGCAGGGAGTGCCTCCAAGATGGCGAGATCATCCAGCATCAGAAAGCTCCCCGCTCCAAGAAGGCTGCCCTGGAAAAGCAACGCGCACATCCAACGACTCTTAACAGCTTCTGGAGACAGACTCCAGAG GGTGGTGGATAATCTTGACATGGATGTTTTCAAGTTCAAAGCTTATGGGAaagaattcattaaaaaacagaagATGAGTCCAGATGCATTCATACAACTTGCCTTACAACTTGCCTTTTACAA ATGCAACAGAAGGCTCGTTACGACTTATGAGAGTGCGTCCATTCGGGGCTTCCAACAGGGTCGGGTTGACAACATTCGCTCCGCCACCCCCGAGGCCCTGGCCTTTGTGATGTCCATGACAGACGAGAGGGCCAATGTCTCC GATTCAGAAAAAATCAGACGTTTGATAGATGCAATTAATGCCCAGACAAATTATACAATCGCA GCCATTACAGGAATGGCAATAGACAATCATCTCCTCGGGCTTCTGAGGATTGCAGAGGAGCTCAACATGGAGAAGCCAGAGATCTTCTGCGATGAGACATATTTGGCCAGTAACAAGTTTGTCCTTTCAACCAGTCAG GTCGCAACCACGATGGAAATGTTCTGCTGCTACGGCCCCGTGGTGCCCAACGGCTACGGCGCTTGTTACAACCCGCAGTCGGACCACATCGTCTTCTGCGTGTCGAGTTTCTGGGAGTACACGCAGACGAGCTCGGCCGTTTTCGTCAAAGCCCTGAACGAGAGCCTGGAGGAAATCAGGGACGTGTGCAATAGAAGCGGCGCCGCGGCCACCAAGCAGGCCGATATCGGCCAGGAGGCTGGCCAGCGTCATAAATCAGGGAAGTAA
- the LOC119213280 gene encoding choline O-acetyltransferase-like isoform X2: protein MPIMEKQTAREKKCQVYDYWLEDMYLNNRLALPVNSSPVMVFPTETFRGHKDALRFAAGLIRGVLEYAALIDARALPVDFARGQQAGMPLCMEQYYRLFKSYRYPGLKTDTLEVQINEASSASQHIIVACKNQFFVLDVVANGKQLMETEILSQLEKIMTMAEREDEKLPPFGILTSDGRTEWAQARDVLTKDPTNRDTLALIESCLCVVCLDEPSGLEPRDTNRALLMLHGGGREKNGANRWYDKSMQFVVGLDGICGVVCEHSAFEGIVMVQCSEYLMKYIAGSASKMARSSSIRKLPAPRRLPWKSNAHIQRLLTASGDRLQRVVDNLDMDVFKFKAYGKEFIKKQKMSPDAFIQLALQLAFYKCNRRLVTTYESASIRGFQQGRVDNIRSATPEALAFVMSMTDERANVSDSEKIRRLIDAINAQTNYTIAAITGMAIDNHLLGLLRIAEELNMEKPEIFCDETYLASNKFVLSTSQVATTMEMFCCYGPVVPNGYGACYNPQSDHIVFCVSSFWEYTQTSSAVFVKALNESLEEIRDVCNRSGAAATKQADIGQEAGQRHKSGK from the exons GTGTACGACTACTGGCTCGAAGACATGTACTTGAACAACAGGTTGGCCCTACCTGTCAACTCCAGTCCTGTCATGGTGTTTCCCACGGAGACGTTTAGAGGCCACAAGGATGCCCTTAG ATTTGCTGCTGGTCTCATCAGAGGAGTGTTGGAGTATGCTGCTCTCATTGATGC GCGAGCGCTGCCAGTGGATTTTGCTCGAGGCCAGCAAGCTGGGATGCCCCTGTGCATGGAGCAGTACTACCGCCTGTTCAAGTCCTATCGCTACCCGGGGTTAAAGACGGACACGCTGGAGGTCCAGATAAACGAGGCGTCCTCAGCGTCGCAGCACATCATTGTGGCGTGCAAGAACCAG TTTTTCGTGTTGGATGTAGTCGCAAACGGCAAGCAGCTCATGGAGACTGAGATCTTATCCCAACTGGAGAAAATCATGACAATGGCAGAACGAGAAGATGAGAAGCTCCCTCCTTTTGGCATCCTGACATCTGATGGAAGAACAGAATGGGCACAAGCCAGAGATGTACTCACAAAAG ATCCGACCAACAGGGACACTCTGGCCCTGATCGAgagctgtctgtgtgtggtgtgtCTGGATGAGCCCAGTGGGCTGGAGCCTAGGGATACCAACAGGGCCCTGCTGATGCTGCACGGTGGCGGCCGCGAGAAGAACGGGGCGAACCGCTGGTATGACAAGTCAATGCAG TTTGTTGTAGGATTGGACGGGATATGCGGGGTTGTGTGCGAGCATTCGGCATTTGAGGGGATAGTTATGGTGCAATGCTCTGAATACCTGATGAAATACAT AGCAGGGAGTGCCTCCAAGATGGCGAGATCATCCAGCATCAGAAAGCTCCCCGCTCCAAGAAGGCTGCCCTGGAAAAGCAACGCGCACATCCAACGACTCTTAACAGCTTCTGGAGACAGACTCCAGAG GGTGGTGGATAATCTTGACATGGATGTTTTCAAGTTCAAAGCTTATGGGAaagaattcattaaaaaacagaagATGAGTCCAGATGCATTCATACAACTTGCCTTACAACTTGCCTTTTACAA ATGCAACAGAAGGCTCGTTACGACTTATGAGAGTGCGTCCATTCGGGGCTTCCAACAGGGTCGGGTTGACAACATTCGCTCCGCCACCCCCGAGGCCCTGGCCTTTGTGATGTCCATGACAGACGAGAGGGCCAATGTCTCC GATTCAGAAAAAATCAGACGTTTGATAGATGCAATTAATGCCCAGACAAATTATACAATCGCA GCCATTACAGGAATGGCAATAGACAATCATCTCCTCGGGCTTCTGAGGATTGCAGAGGAGCTCAACATGGAGAAGCCAGAGATCTTCTGCGATGAGACATATTTGGCCAGTAACAAGTTTGTCCTTTCAACCAGTCAG GTCGCAACCACGATGGAAATGTTCTGCTGCTACGGCCCCGTGGTGCCCAACGGCTACGGCGCTTGTTACAACCCGCAGTCGGACCACATCGTCTTCTGCGTGTCGAGTTTCTGGGAGTACACGCAGACGAGCTCGGCCGTTTTCGTCAAAGCCCTGAACGAGAGCCTGGAGGAAATCAGGGACGTGTGCAATAGAAGCGGCGCCGCGGCCACCAAGCAGGCCGATATCGGCCAGGAGGCTGGCCAGCGTCATAAATCAGGGAAGTAA